From the genome of Actinomycetota bacterium:
CGAGTCCCGCCAGCTGACCTGGGACGGCCGCGTCCTGGGTCTCGGAGAACCCATATCGGAAACCGCGGTGCGCTCCCTGGACGGGATCAGCATGAGCGGTGAGCTCGAACCGGGGGACTGGGTCTCGCTGCACTGGGAGTGGGTCTGCGACCGGCTGACTATCCGGCAGGTCGAGTACCTGCGCAGCTTCACGCTGCGCCACCTACAGATCGTCAACGACGGCAATCTGCACGCCGGTCCGGCTGCCCTGCTCGATGGCTAATCGCCTGGCAGCGTCCAGGAGTGGTCCAACGACCAGCTGACTTCCTCGCCTCTTCTGTGAGCCGGGAACCCCGCCGCCCGCAGCTGAAGCTGACCATCCGGGGTGTCCAGGACATAGTCGGTGTACGAGCCGCGAAACCAGACATCGGCGACGATCCCGGTGCGGTCGCCGCCCAGCTTGGCCCAATCAGGCCGGACCAGCACCGCGACATCCGACCCGGCCAGCAGCGAGACCGGGCCGGTGAGGCGAGCCGCGGCCGCATTGATCGGTTGAGCGTAGACCTGCTGTGGGGTACCAACCTGGATCACCCGTCCGTCGACCAGCAGTGCGACCCGGTCGGCCAGTCCCAGGGCCTCGGCTGCGTCGTGCGTGGCGTAGATAGCCGCCGCCCCCAACTCCCGCCGCCGAGCCGCGAGCTCGGCCAAGAAGACGTCGCGTACTTGGGCGTCCAGATGCGCGGTCGGCTCATCGAAGAGATAGAGCGCCGCTTGCCGAGCCATCGCGCGGGCCAGGCCGACGCGCTGCTGCTCTCCTCCGGATAGCTGCGCGGGCTTCCGGCTGGCCAGCTGGCCGACACCGAGCCGATCCAGGAGCTGCTGCGCCTCCGCACGGGCAGGATCGCGACGTACGCCGCGGCGCCGTAGCGGGTATGCGACTGTGTCCAGGGCGGTGAGGTGGGGCCATAGCCCGTAGTCCTGGAAGACCAGGGCGATCTCCCGCTTCTCGGGCGGTTCCGCCGAGCCGACTGTCGCCACCCGGCGCTGCCGCAGGAAGATCTCACCGCTGCGCAGCGGGAGGAACCCGGCGACCGCGTTCAACAGCGTTGACTTGCCAGAGCCCGAAGGCCCGAGCAGGGCCAGCACCTCTCCCTCGGCCACGGTGAGGTTCACCGAATCCAGAACGGGGATCGCCGCGTACGCCAGTGATATGTCGCGTAGCTGCAGGACGTCAGGCATGGCGGCTGCGCCTACCTAGCATCCAC
Proteins encoded in this window:
- a CDS encoding ABC transporter ATP-binding protein; its protein translation is MPDVLQLRDISLAYAAIPVLDSVNLTVAEGEVLALLGPSGSGKSTLLNAVAGFLPLRSGEIFLRQRRVATVGSAEPPEKREIALVFQDYGLWPHLTALDTVAYPLRRRGVRRDPARAEAQQLLDRLGVGQLASRKPAQLSGGEQQRVGLARAMARQAALYLFDEPTAHLDAQVRDVFLAELAARRRELGAAAIYATHDAAEALGLADRVALLVDGRVIQVGTPQQVYAQPINAAAARLTGPVSLLAGSDVAVLVRPDWAKLGGDRTGIVADVWFRGSYTDYVLDTPDGQLQLRAAGFPAHRRGEEVSWSLDHSWTLPGD